One genomic region from Arthrobacter pigmenti encodes:
- a CDS encoding amidohydrolase: MNQSILYFNAAVFTANGSPADAFVVEASRYVYVGTEEDARAAAGSTAREVDLEGRFVLPGFVDAHTHLLMMGQSAQKVLLRDAPDLSTIQERLRAAAAEAPDAPRVLGTGWLYSALGGAAPSRRLLDEAVPDRPVYLDANDLHSVWVNSAALAELGIGHATPDPHGGRIGRDERGEADGMLYETAAQQIVWPALARATTDADRDSHLEAAFEHYLSVGVTSAVDMAVQDDDLEAFRRALQRHGGSLPLRVKGHWLVFRHENTEENLAQVRRAVELAAEFSSEWLQIRGIKIVIDGVIDSCTAAMKEPYADGSQCEPIWDREALIPVVAAADAAGLQVALHAIGDEASDIALDALEEAYRINGPRDRRHRIEHLETVTEANIQRLAALGVVASVQPVHADPAIQDNWQSVLGDARVHRAYPWTEFLAAGATLALSTDAPTAPHQPLPNMYVATTRKSAIDQSLPPNRPEYALGLADALCHGTRDAAYSCRAEDREGQITSGHLADFTVLDTDPFRSDAEALLTNSTRLTVVGGRIRFDAANSTSGYVDCSTSADSHATP; this comes from the coding sequence GTGAACCAGAGCATTCTCTACTTCAACGCTGCAGTTTTCACGGCCAACGGAAGTCCCGCGGATGCCTTCGTGGTTGAAGCGTCACGATATGTCTATGTTGGCACCGAGGAGGACGCCCGCGCCGCTGCCGGATCGACAGCGCGCGAAGTTGATCTCGAAGGTCGCTTCGTCCTGCCCGGATTTGTCGACGCCCACACTCACTTGCTGATGATGGGACAGTCCGCACAGAAGGTGCTGCTCCGCGACGCACCCGATCTGTCTACCATTCAGGAACGGTTGCGCGCGGCCGCCGCTGAGGCTCCGGACGCGCCGCGGGTCCTGGGTACGGGATGGCTTTACAGCGCACTGGGCGGGGCTGCGCCAAGTCGCCGGCTGCTCGATGAAGCTGTGCCGGACCGGCCGGTCTATCTCGACGCGAATGATCTGCACTCAGTGTGGGTGAACAGTGCGGCGCTGGCCGAACTCGGCATTGGCCACGCCACACCCGATCCGCACGGGGGAAGGATCGGCCGCGATGAGAGGGGTGAAGCGGATGGGATGCTCTATGAAACTGCAGCACAGCAGATTGTCTGGCCCGCTCTTGCGCGGGCAACAACCGACGCGGATCGTGATTCACACCTCGAAGCGGCCTTTGAGCACTACCTGTCCGTCGGCGTGACCAGCGCAGTCGACATGGCGGTGCAGGACGATGACCTTGAGGCATTCCGCCGCGCCTTGCAACGCCACGGCGGTTCCCTGCCCCTGCGCGTCAAGGGCCACTGGCTTGTCTTCAGGCACGAGAACACCGAGGAGAACCTTGCCCAGGTGCGGCGCGCCGTCGAACTCGCCGCTGAGTTCTCCAGTGAGTGGCTGCAGATCCGCGGGATTAAGATCGTCATTGACGGTGTAATTGACAGCTGTACCGCGGCGATGAAGGAGCCGTACGCTGACGGCAGCCAGTGCGAACCGATCTGGGACCGGGAGGCGCTGATTCCGGTCGTAGCAGCGGCTGACGCCGCCGGCCTTCAGGTTGCCCTGCACGCCATCGGGGATGAAGCATCCGATATTGCCCTCGATGCTCTGGAGGAGGCATACCGGATCAACGGCCCGCGAGACCGTCGGCACCGCATTGAACACCTTGAAACAGTCACCGAGGCAAATATCCAACGGCTAGCCGCGCTGGGTGTGGTTGCTTCCGTGCAGCCGGTTCACGCTGATCCGGCGATTCAGGACAACTGGCAGTCGGTGCTCGGCGACGCCCGGGTCCATCGGGCGTACCCGTGGACGGAGTTTTTGGCTGCGGGAGCAACACTGGCTTTGAGTACCGATGCTCCCACGGCGCCGCACCAGCCCCTGCCGAACATGTACGTGGCTACTACGCGAAAGTCGGCCATCGATCAGTCACTGCCGCCCAACCGTCCGGAGTACGCGCTGGGCCTCGCGGACGCCCTGTGTCATGGCACACGCGACGCCGCGTACTCCTGTCGCGCCGAGGACCGTGAGGGGCAAATAACGTCCGGGCACCTGGCAGACTTCACCGTGCTGGATACGGACCCTTTCCGCTCCGACGCAGAAGCGCTCTTGACTAACAGCACGCGGCTGACAGTGGTGGGCGGGAGGATCCGCTTCGACGCAGCCAACTCAACTTCGGGCTACGTCGATTGCTCCACAAGCGCAGATTCTCACGCGACTCCATAA